A DNA window from Taeniopygia guttata chromosome 8, bTaeGut7.mat, whole genome shotgun sequence contains the following coding sequences:
- the LOC115496254 gene encoding uncharacterized protein, whose protein sequence is MPPLPTPSRTQPLSASPHRAQRSLPARPRRSEIDLGRSPRPGKAQSGQSSPALLFPAPRGGGSALTTRAGLPAAPTGPLSSGTPGLPQHPAAAPPVVHAGPGAAPPSPAAAPLPLRQRPSCASTARLTAHLPPSLSLRTTRPFLRPPSPATGTRPGGTGRDGEKQPSHGPEPVRAGRGSYRPSRAGYLALPQGRSPMSDAFLLSGTSVGGRYGCLMPSHLIASSRLLVILQGKITQIKFPLTWPCRAKLSRFCPPFPSEGVEMDWVLEKVLRSFVCCRTQIILSFNEYHSLLGLRRSI, encoded by the exons ATGCCGCCTCTCCCCACCCCCAGCCGGACCCAGCCGCTCTCCGCCTCCCCCCATCGGGCACAGCGGTCCCTCCCCGCCCGCCCGAGGCGTTCGGAAATCGATCTCGGCAGGAGCCCGAGGCCTGGCAAGGCGCAAA GCGGGCAGAGCTCTCCCGCCCTATTGTTCCCCGCACCCCGCGGCGGAGGCAGCGCGCTCACCACGCGGGCCGGGCTTCCTGCAGCGCCCACCGGCCCCCTCAGCTCCGGCACGCCGGGGCTGCCACagcaccctgctgctgctcctccagtaGTACACGCGGgccccggggcagcgccgccatcgcccgccgccgccccgctgCCACTCCGGCAGCGGCCATCTTGTGCGTCGACTGCTCGTCTCACCGcccacctccctccctccctctctctccgCACCACCCGCCCCTTCCTGCGCCCGCCTTCCCCCGCAACCGGGACGCGACCgggcgggacgggacgggacggggaGAAACAGCCGAGTCACGGCCCGGAGCCCGTGAGGGCAGGCCGGGGGAGCTATCGCCCGTCTCGGGCAGGGTACCTCGCGCTCCCTCAGGGACGGTCTCCAATGTCAGATGCCTTCCTCCTTTCAG GAACCTCTGTTGGCGGACGCTACGGTTGCCTCATGCCATCACACCTTATTGCTTCAAGCCGGTTACTTGTCATACTTCAGGGAAAAATAACACAAATTAAGTTCCCTCTTACGTGGCCGTGCAGGGCAAAGCTTTCGCGGTTTTGCCCGCCATTCCCAAGTGAAGGCGTAGAGATGGATTGGGTGCTGGAGAAGGTCCTCCGTAGCTTTGTGTGCTGCAGGACACAAATCATCCTCAGCTTTAACGAATATCACAG